The sequence TGATCGGGGTTCTGGAACACCAGGGCTGGACGCGCCAGGCTGGTGATGGCCCCGGAACGGGGTTCGAGCAGGCCGGCGATCAGCCGCAGCAGGGTGCTCTTGCCACTGCCGTTGCTGCCCACCAGCATCCACAGGCCGGGCCGGGGAATCTGCAGGGCGCAGTGCCGCAGCGCGGCCTGGCCATTGGGCCAGGAAAAGCTGAGGCGCTCCACCGTGAGCGGCGGCGCCTGGGCTGAAAGCAGGGCTTCAGACATGGCAGCCCTGGGGCAGGCAAGCGAGCATGGCGCTCTGTTCAGCCCTCGAAGCTGAAGCCCGGACGCTTGCCGCTGCTGGCGCTGGCCGACTTCTCATAGACCTGAACCGCCACCACCTCGCTGGTCAGCAGGCTCACCTTCTTGTCAGGTTCCTTCTCGCAGGTGAGCTCCAGAATCCTGGGTCCATGGCCTTCAAGGCTCTGGCGCACCGTGTCGTAGAGGCTCTGGGCATCGGCGAGGTCCTTGCGCTGCACCGCAACGGGCATGGGGCTGAGCTTGATGGAGAGCTCGACGACGTACATGGCTGATGGGGCACTGTCGACCACTCTGGCCTGTGGCGGCGGGAGGCGCGGCCGAGTGGAGCACCTGAGGGAAGGGGGCTAGGTGGTTGTACCCAAAACCTGCCCCCGTGAGGCGCAGTTCGGGTCTCCGCCCCTTAGGATTCTGTTGTAACGCTTCATGAAGCACGCTTCTCATGACGATCGCTGCAGGACGCTTGCCGCAGCGGGGATGGTTCGACGTCCTCGATGACTGGCTCAAGCGCGACCGCTTTGTCTTTGTTGGGTGGTCTGGTCTGCTCCTGTTCCCCACGGCCTACCTGGCTCTGGGCGGCTGGCTCACCGGCACCACCTTCGCCACCTCCTGGTACACCCACGGGATTGCCAGCTCCTATCTCGAGGGCTGCAACTTCCTCACCGCCGCCGTCAGCACCCCCGCTGACGCCATGGGCCACAGCCTGCTGCTGCTCTGGGGCCCTGAGGCCCAGGGCGACTTCGTGCGCTGGGTGCAGCTCGGCGGCCTCTGGCCGTTCGTGGCCCTGCACGGTGCCTTCTCCCTGATCGGCTTCATGCTGCGTCAGTTCGAGATCGCCCGCCTGGTGGGCATCCGCCCCTACAACGCCATCGCCTTCTCGGGCCCGATCGCGGTGTTCGTCAGTGTCTTCCTGATGTACCCCCTGGGCCAGAGCAGCTGGTTCTTTGCACCCAGCTTCGGCGTGGCCGCCATCTTCCGCTTCCTGCTGTTCCTGCAGGGCTTCCACAACTGGACCCTCAACCCCTTCCACATGATGGGTGTGGCCGGGATCCTGGGCGGTGCCCTGCTCTGTGCCATCCACGGCGCCACGGTGGAGAACACCCTGTTCGAGGACGGGGAGCAGTCGAACACCTTCAAGGCGTTCGAGCCCACCCAGGAAGAGGAGACCTACTCGATGGTGACGGCCAACCGCTTCTGGAGCCAGATCTTCGGGATCGCCTTCTCCAACAAGCGCTGGCTGCACTTCTTCATGCTGTTCGTGCCGGTGATGGGTCTGTGGACCAGCAGCATCGGCATCATCGGCCTGGCGCTGAACCTGCGGGCCTACGACTTCGTGTCGCAGGAGATCCGCGCCGCTGAGGACCCCGAGTTCGAGACCTTCTACACGAAGAACATTCTTCTGAATGAAGGCATCCGCGCCTGGATGGCGCCGGCTGACCAGCCGCATGAAAACTTCGTCTTCCCTGAGGAAGTTCTGCCCCGCGGTAACGCTCTCTGAGCCTGGTCCGGCCTCGGCCGTTCCAGCAGCGTCCCTTCGGGGGCGCCTTTTTCATGGGCAACTGTTAGCGGCCAGGATCGCGAGTGCCAGCGCGGTCTCCCAGGGAGCGGCGAAAGCTCTGCTCGGCAGCCAGCTGGTTCTGGTTGGCTTCGCGCAGAAACGGCGCCAGGGCCGCCAGGCTCAGCAACCAGTGGTTGAACAGGCTCACGGGCCAGCGCAACGGCCTGGCGAAGTCCACGAACAGCACAACCCGGTAGCCCTCGGTGTCATTCCACACCTGATGGTTGTAGGTGTCGTCAAACACCAGGCAGCGGCCCTCCTCCCAGAGATGCAGCTGATCGGCGATGCGGATGCGGCAGCGCTCCCTGGGCTCGGGCACGATCAGGGCCAGATGCAGCCGCAGCACTCCCGCCCAGGCGCCGCGGTGGGGGGGGATCTGCTTGTGCGGCGAGAGAATCGAAAAGAAGGCGGTGCTGCAGTGGGGGATCTGCTCCAGCAGGGCCATGGTCTGGGGGCAGCGACGGGCGTTGTCGCGGCAATCCATGCCCACGCCCTTGAGAAAGAAGGTCTTCCACTGGTCGTCTTTCTGGATCTTGCCCACCTGGGGCAGGATCTGCTGGAAGTTGGGCATCGCCTCGCGGTGGCGCATCACCTGCTCCAGCTCCTGCCGCACGCCCAGCCACTGCCCCTCCACGGTGTCGATCCAGGCGAAGCGGCCGGCATCGAACACCGGCACGTCGCCATGGATGGAGGCCCAGCTCACCAGGCGTTCGAGGGCGTCATGCAGGCCGCGCCGCAGCCGCGCTTTGCGGGAGCGCGCCGGGAAGGTCCATTGGCGCCGGCGCCAATGGGTCCAGGGCCTTGGCCCAGGGGCTGCCGCTCCGCGTTGAGCCGGTCGTGTGTTCCCTGGGCTCGTCTGTCGCACCCGATCGTCCTGCCGCCGCATGTGCCTGCTGGGCACCCTATCGGCGGCTGCCTGAGCGGTCAGGCCGATTCCGCAGCCATGGCAGGGGGCTGAGCCCTCGTCCTCGCTATGGTTTGACCGTTCTGTCAGCAGTGCCGTGGCCGCCGGTCTTTGGACGGGGGGCCGAACACGTCGCCGGCTGGCGTCATCCCCCAAAGGAGGAGGTGCCCGTGAGTTCCAGTTGTTTCACCAAGGGTCTGCTGATCGCGGAGAACGCCGCCTGATTACGGCGCCTCAACCCTGATCAAACGGTTCCGCAGCCGCGGACCCGGCGAGAGCCCCCACCGTCCAGGTTTGCCTGGGCTGTGGGGGCATCGTTTTGGAGCCGTTCGTGGTGGGGCCATTGTGACCGCTGGCACATGGGATGGTGCCAGGGGCCGGGGGGGTGGTCACCATGGCGTTGCGGCGCATTGCGCCCATTTTGTGTGAGGATCCCATGAAACTTTTCCAGCAACTGCTGGTTGCCCCCGCGGCACTCGGACTGCTGGCCCCTGTGGCCGCCACTGCTTCTGAGCTCAACTTCGACGGCGTCGACCAGTACGCCTCCCAGGAGCAAGTCACCAGCATCTCCCAGTTCTCGGACGTGCAACCCACGGATTGGGCCTACCAGGCTCTCTCCAACCTGATCGAGCGCTACGGCTGCGTCGCCGGCTACCCCGACGGCACCTACCGCGGCCAGCGGGCCATGACCCGTTTTGAAGCCGCTGCGCTTCTGAACGCCTGCCTCGACCGCGTCACCGAAGTGACCGACGAGCTCAAGCGCCTGATGGCCGAGTTCGAGAAGGAACTCGCCATCCTCAAGGGTCGCGTGGACGGCCTCGAGGCCAAGGTGGGTGAGCTGGAGGCCAACCAGTTCTCCACCACCACCAAGCTTAAGGGCATCGCCACGATGACCCTCGGCGGCGCTGGCGAAACCGGCTTCGGCGACAACGTTACCGCGAACTACGACGTTCGCCTGATGTTCGACACCAGCTTCACCGGTAAGGACCTGCTGCGCACCACCCTGCGCGCCGGCAACTTCGGTGACTCCGTGTTCGGCAATGGCAACACGGCCCTGGAAGTGGCCTTCCAGGAAGAGAGCGGTGCTGACTCCGTCGGCATCAACCGCCTCTTCTACCAGTTCCCCGTCGGCGAGTCCGTCACCGTCACCGCCGGTGCCAAGGTCCGTCAGGACGACATGCTGGCTGTGTGGCCCAGCGCCTATCCCGCTGACACCATCCTCGACCTGTTCACCTATGCCGGTGCCCGGGCGACCTACAACCTGAACCTCGGCGCCGGTGTCGGTGCCTGGTGGCAGAAGGATGGCTTCAGCATCAGCGCCAACTTCGTCTCCAACGAGAACGCTGCTGAGAATTCCTTCGTCGGCATCGGCGAGGACTACACCGTTACCGCCCAGCTCGGCTACTCGGCCGATAACTGGGGCGCTGCTCTTGCCTACACCTACGCTGACTTCAACAGCTTCAGCAACAGCAACGTTGGCCTGAGTGCCTACTGGTCTCCCTCCGATTCCGGTTGGGTGCCTTCGATCAGCGTCGGTGGCGGTTGGTCTGATGCCCCCAGCACTGACACCTTCGGCGACACCGACAGCGACTCCTGGAGCTGGATGGTCGGCCTCCAGTGGACCGACATGTTCATCAAGGGCAACGCCCTCGGCATGGCCGTGGGTAGCGCCGGCCAGATCGGCGACGGCAAGTGCGGCACCACCGCTGCTTGCACCGGCGGCATCTGGGCCGACGGCGGAGAAGAGACCCTGGCTTACGAGCTGTGGTACAAGTTCCAGGTCACCGACAACATCAGCGTCACCCCCGCCTTCTTCTGGATCGAGAACAGCGGCGCCGACGACACCTACGGCGGTCTGATCAAGACCACCTTCAAGTTCTGATCGTCTGATCGGAACCGGGCCTGGCTCCTCACACCTTTCCAGGCCCTTCGTCCTCATTGCATTCAGGAACCACTCTTCACACCGTTGTTCCTCTGCTCTCCCCGGCCTTTGGCCGGGGTTTTTTTGGCCCGATCCACGGAGCCTGGCCTCCTAGGTTGCCCGGGACGTGAGCTGGT is a genomic window of Cyanobium sp. NS01 containing:
- the psbD gene encoding photosystem II D2 protein (photosystem q(a) protein) yields the protein MTIAAGRLPQRGWFDVLDDWLKRDRFVFVGWSGLLLFPTAYLALGGWLTGTTFATSWYTHGIASSYLEGCNFLTAAVSTPADAMGHSLLLLWGPEAQGDFVRWVQLGGLWPFVALHGAFSLIGFMLRQFEIARLVGIRPYNAIAFSGPIAVFVSVFLMYPLGQSSWFFAPSFGVAAIFRFLLFLQGFHNWTLNPFHMMGVAGILGGALLCAIHGATVENTLFEDGEQSNTFKAFEPTQEEETYSMVTANRFWSQIFGIAFSNKRWLHFFMLFVPVMGLWTSSIGIIGLALNLRAYDFVSQEIRAAEDPEFETFYTKNILLNEGIRAWMAPADQPHENFVFPEEVLPRGNAL
- a CDS encoding aspartyl/asparaginyl beta-hydroxylase domain-containing protein — translated: MSWASIHGDVPVFDAGRFAWIDTVEGQWLGVRQELEQVMRHREAMPNFQQILPQVGKIQKDDQWKTFFLKGVGMDCRDNARRCPQTMALLEQIPHCSTAFFSILSPHKQIPPHRGAWAGVLRLHLALIVPEPRERCRIRIADQLHLWEEGRCLVFDDTYNHQVWNDTEGYRVVLFVDFARPLRWPVSLFNHWLLSLAALAPFLREANQNQLAAEQSFRRSLGDRAGTRDPGR
- a CDS encoding iron uptake porin, which translates into the protein MKLFQQLLVAPAALGLLAPVAATASELNFDGVDQYASQEQVTSISQFSDVQPTDWAYQALSNLIERYGCVAGYPDGTYRGQRAMTRFEAAALLNACLDRVTEVTDELKRLMAEFEKELAILKGRVDGLEAKVGELEANQFSTTTKLKGIATMTLGGAGETGFGDNVTANYDVRLMFDTSFTGKDLLRTTLRAGNFGDSVFGNGNTALEVAFQEESGADSVGINRLFYQFPVGESVTVTAGAKVRQDDMLAVWPSAYPADTILDLFTYAGARATYNLNLGAGVGAWWQKDGFSISANFVSNENAAENSFVGIGEDYTVTAQLGYSADNWGAALAYTYADFNSFSNSNVGLSAYWSPSDSGWVPSISVGGGWSDAPSTDTFGDTDSDSWSWMVGLQWTDMFIKGNALGMAVGSAGQIGDGKCGTTAACTGGIWADGGEETLAYELWYKFQVTDNISVTPAFFWIENSGADDTYGGLIKTTFKF